The Sardina pilchardus chromosome 24, fSarPil1.1, whole genome shotgun sequence nucleotide sequence TGCTGTAAGATCGTTTTGTGATGttcattaattcatttaaaTGTAACAGGAGCATTTCTACGATGGGGAGAAATGCAGTGGATATTTAGCGTGGAGTCTCAAGACCATGTCTAGGACTACAGTTAAACGGCCAGCCAAGGAAGTCTCAGTGCCTCAAGAACAAGGGCCAAAGCGCAGAAGATCAGCAAGCACACTGCCTCAGCAGCTTGATGGAGATGCCTGCAGGGAGGCTATTTCATTTCTTGTTCACACTCCTGATGAAGCAAGTGTACTTCAGAAGATGAAGATGACGTTCCAACATCGCCAAGACTTAGTGCATGACCCACAAAGAACTGCAGATGTCttcaaaacatttccacgctTTTTGGATGTCAAAGGACTAGTGAGTTGtacaattattttattttattttcaactcCAGACTTTATTCTTCAGTGTTTTGCTAAATTGGATGAAAAAATGCACTCATTGGTCATCTTGGCCTCCTGactgtattttgttttcaaagatATTTGTTCTGACAATGGTTTAATTATGGATGATGTACTTTCCATCTTTAAAACAGACAGAAGATGtatgtggacatactgtacgctGTATGAATATGGTCAAAATCTCTTAGGCCTAATGCAACATTATCAATACTGAGCCCTGGCTTAATACACTGTATGCGTTTATGTATGATCAACAGATAAATCAGGACTTCTTGCTGCTCTTTGGTGCTGAAACAAGCTCCAAGTTGCTTGAGAAGTGGGACACCTCATTGAAGCCCAAGGTCATCAAAGAGGCCAAACACCTGACTCCGTCAACTGTTGTGTGTCGCCTGCTAAAAGCTGCTGAGAAACTCACAGAGAATGAAGAAAATGGTAAGCTTTACGGCATGGTTGGTTGATATTACTAATACTTTGCTTTATGTTTTTAATCATCACAGCCTTGTTTCTCCCCTGATAGACTGGGACAGTGACAtggcctctctgctgctgcttcttcaTCTTCTGCCACCCACAGCTGGACGGAAGAGGAGGATCAATATAAGTCCAAGTGATGCAGAGCACAAAATGGTGCACTTTTACAAGGTAATGTTGTAAAATCCAGCAAGACACCTTTTTTTACAATTTCAAAATTTTGCTCTTCATGTGTTGCTTTGAAGTGTGCTCTTTACAAGTGAATGTCTAAGCACAGGCCCATTATTTGGATGTAATGAGTTTCCAGTATGGCACATGATCTCAATCCAGAGAGGCAGTTTACACTCATTGTTACACCATCATGGACCAACAAGCATGGCTGAAATGTGTACATGTTTTTTATCTCATTTGTTTTTTAGTCAGGCTGCAGCATTGATGAGCACCTGCAAGGAGTAGAGGGAAAACAACCATACATCCTCGCTGTTGGTCGAGTCCAGAACAGGATTGACACCTTCTACATCGCAGTCGACAAGCAGCTCATCCCCTGCCAAGCCAAATGCTCATTGAGTGCTTTCGATGAACTTTTCAAATCCCACTACGTGTTCAACCTGTCTTATGATGAGTCCCTGGTTCATCTCTACACTTTTGTGCAGACCACTATATTCAACATTGATGTAACCTCCACAGATGAGTCACCGCGTGTTCGTGAGTTACGTGCCAAAATCTTGAATGAGAATTGACCATGTTTAAATGTTTCATCTGTCAATCTTTGCATTTCACCAGTCAGGCTTTGATAGGTCATTTGTGACTAGGCCACCGTGATTTGCTTTGTAAGTTTTCCAAGGTGCTTACAATTTATTCATTAAAAACGATGAATGGTGATCATTTGTTCATGTGTTATTTTCTTATAATGACCAGTATCAGTATGAGGTTTaaaattaaatatgaatataGTGCAAGGCAGTACAAAGCAAAGACGATATGTTAATAACAATATTGTAACTGTAAGATTGGAGTGCACATGATATGAGGTAGCTGAGCAGAACAGGTTGATTCACTTTGTTCGGTGTAAAGGTGATGGCTATTTCTTagtgttcaacagagtgacaGCTTGGGGGAAGAAGCTTAGAGCTGAGAAAGATATTATGCACTTAAATGTGGTATTAAATCATACAGATACACATGTTAAGAACACAATTTAGTGATATGTTTTAATTGTTATAAATTAACACTGTTATAATGCTATAACATAACACCCCCAGTGAAAAGAGTTAACACAATCCAGTGTGGAAATGAGCACTTACGTGTGTCAAAAAAGAACACTATGAATGTAATGAAGTAACACCCCCAGTGAAAATATTTAACACAATCCAGTGTAAACATTAACACCTAAATGTGTCAAAAAATAACTCTATGGGTGTTAAAATTTAACACTCGTAGATAGTTGAAAAATTAACACTCTCCAAAGTGTAAAATTAACTCTGAACCGGTGAGAATTATATAAACTCCGGGAAAGTGTTGAATTTAACACTATGGGAGTTGAATTAACACTGCTGATTTTGCTGTGTAACCTGAACGTGTTTAATGACTGACCATAGAGACATACAATTCAGCTCTTCCCAGTAAAATCAATATTGTGAAAATACCATTGTGGGAAAACTAAAATAATGTGCATTCATTCAGTAGATGACTTCATCCACAGTCATAGGCAtgcggtagtgtgtgtgtgtgtgtgtctgtctgtctgtctgtctgtctttgtgtttgtgcatttgtgtgcacgtgtttgtatgtgtgtgtgtgtgtgtgtgtgtgtgtgtgtctctgtctgtgtgtgtgggtctgtctctctctgtgtgtgcgtttatgtgtgtgtgtgtgtgtgtgtgtgtgtgtgtgtgtgtgtgtttatgacagCACTATTGACTTTTCAGGACTAAACAGCCCAGTGTGTCTAAAGTTCCTTTAGTAACACCTGTCCTCAGTGTGTCTATACTCTGTGCAGCATTTCAATACCTCAGAGGTAATCTCTAAATGGTACATCTGCCCTCCACGGAGTTCAGAGCAGAAATTAAGGTAAAGAATAGTGTGGTGGATTAACCTCTCCATGTGATACTTTGAGACACGACTAACGGCTGACTTATTTTCAAATATATGTTGACCTTTCTCAAATTAACATCGCAAATGTCACAGTCACGCATTTGTCCgtcattttttattcattttctttcttcGTCTCATATTTCTCTTCTCGGCGCATCTCCACGGCGAACAGAGGGGTTGTGAATCCCGCATGCATGACACTCCGCGGCAGACTAACAAACCGTGAATCAGAATTAATGCAAGCATCGCCTCAGGAAAAAATAcaagcaaaagaaagagaatatgtgtgtgtgtgtgtgtgtgtgtgtgtgtgtatatatatatatatatatatatataatgctgTCAAGGACTGCAAATAAACTGCAGAGTTGTTGTGGCCCACATCTGGGCCAGGTGTGGCTCAGTGTTGGCTGTGTGTCAGCAGCGGTGAATGACTAGAGGGAGCCCGGTGATGGCGCGCAGCCTTTCTCGAGGGGTTGTCACATTCCTCTTTAATGAGGCCGTGCTGAAGGAAGCTTATTGGGCCCTTCACTGCCAATTGAATCGACAAAACGTCACAGCCGCCATATACTGCGCAGACAGCGCCTCGCTGAAGAATGGTAATTGTGAGAGACCTTCACAGGCTGCTGGCGTGTGGGCGTACCCGTCCAAGGACAACAGGGGTCTCTACCAGAAGCGCTTTTCTTCCACCGGGAggtgtgggaagagagagatcatGTCTTAGATTTTTACGGAGCATAAAAAAGGCGTCTCTGTTTTTGATTGAAATgctttgctctcctctccttcacttctTCCTTCAGCCCGGTGTAACGCTACAATATGCCGCGCTGGGATTCCGCTTCGCGGCGGAAGTGAGCTGAACTCCTGAGTCCTCCCTGTTCAACTGAAGTGCAGCGCATCTAGGTCGGCTCTCGCCTGCGATGCCTCTCTGTGCGAGGGCCAATCAGAGATGTTCGGAGGGAGAGGCGGGGTGGGGCGGGAGTGGCTGGGTCGCCACGGTAATAGGCGGTGTGCGGTGAAGTCAAGCTTTCAATAAGAGAATTACTGTGGGGAAATCCGCCATTCATGTTTTGTGTTCATCCATCTCATCTGTCAAAAGGGTAAGTcccgagagagaggaagaatgagagcgagagagagagagggagagagaggggggggttgtTTAAAGTCCTATAGGAAAGAGTCAGAacaagatacagagagagagaggaggatgagagatagagagaatgatgagaagaaagaaagagagaaaaggagagataggcaaaagaaaaaaacagcagaagagaacagacagacagagagagggggcgagagagagagggagggagggagagagagagagagaggtacagcaACAGGTCAGTGTGTTGGTCAGCTGTTAGGCATTAGTGGAGACGTCCTGCTGATGTTTTCATCAGAGCagaacgaggagaggagaggaaacaagTGCTCGGGTGCTTTGTTCCCGCGGCCtctccacttcacacacacacacacacacacacacacacacacacacacacctcacacaggtCAATACACACTCACCATCTGCCTCCTGCTCTCAACACATCTGGGAGGACATctctccgtacacacacacacacacacacacacacacacacacacacacacacacatacacacacactttatgagTCAGTTCAATGCGCCTGCATGCACACAATAGCTATAGTTCATGTGGGTGAACTTTGTTGATAGACTTTCCACTTTGTCCTTCATTTAAGTGGAAGacttgaggtggagagagacacTTCTTAAAGCACTG carries:
- the LOC134073154 gene encoding uncharacterized protein LOC134073154; its protein translation is MGSSTGKVSVSEAAKEMVENTLLRKPGGEDILEEYKSENSLSHRTRRQLVNILASDMTERHGRIPSRQQREKYALGIITLFPSLKDPFSPKGYINQDFLLLFGAETSSKLLEKWDTSLKPKVIKEAKHLTPSTVVCRLLKAAEKLTENEENGKLYGMRRINISPSDAEHKMVHFYKSGCSIDEHLQGVEGKQPYILAVGRVQNRIDTFYIAVDKQLIPCQAKCSLSAFDELFKSHYVFNLSYDESLVHLYTFVQTTIFNIDVTSTDESPRVRELRAKILNEN